CTGGAAAAACTAGGTCATTGGCTTCTACATCGCGTTCAAGCACAACAAGAGACTCCCTCAGCTTATAAATTGTCAGACCACTAATCGACTGGTGTGCTAAACTGTCTGGAAGGTTTACTTCTCGGAATTCTTCACTTGTCATATCAAATGAGATTAACAGATTATAAGACTGAAATCCACCATCAGCAGTAATCCTATTAGTAGCAAGCCAATAAAGCATTCCATCTATAACTACCGTGTTATCGTAATCAAATTCAATCGAATTACGAGGGAGATTGCTGGTATATGGACTTCTCCAAGCCCCTGTGCTTAGTGTAAAAACTTCAACTTGCCAAGGAATGCAAGTTACACTTTCCCTGTGGCCCCACATATTAATATGTGTAATCTTGACTATCTTAGGGTCATTAGTCTCACGACAAACCCCAAAACCTAAACCGGTTTCGTAAATCCTCCTATCTGCGACATTCGGCACATCAACCGCAACAGCTTTTCTAATGCAAGGATTCCAAAGGAACAACTCTGCCTGTTCCAGAGAGGGGACCATCATGGCCCTCTTGATAATCACCATACAAACACAACAAACCGTGAGAGCTGCCGATTATGTAAGAATTTCGAAGCATGTTAACCATATGGTGAGTATTCAGGGAGACTCTGTTTTGTGGGAAAGTATGATTATCATCAAATAAAACATATTTTTCTTGGAAATCTACATTATCTTTATACCTTGCAAGTAGATATTGCATCTGGCCGCTGTAATTCTTGATAAAATCATCGCTGTCGATGAGAAACTTCCATGCTTTGCAGACCGATCGAATTTGGATCAAGGATATGACCGGAAGCCTTTTGAAGATTTCGGCTTGGATTTCGAATGGTATGTTGTCGGACATCTTGATTTTGATTACGGAATGAATTTCTAGGGTTTTGATCAGGGTATGAATTTGGGGAGAGGTGTAACgatgtaagagcattcacatccattccaccatattttcaccctaaattacactaaaaaacactacattttctctctcctttttaattaaataatatttttatacctttatcattacctttttctcTATCTTTcactcacaatcactttcaaaatatattaaaaattatagggggtgaacagtgtcccccaaatatacagatgaacagtaacattttctctcttctctactcacaaccactttttatactcctTACATTATAAAAACTTCACACACacaatttgatggattggatgtgaatgctctgaatgctctaagagcattcacatccaatccatcaaattatacatacattccactaaaaacaactcctatattaatatatttccactaaaaacaaatactttttctctctcctttcaattaaataatattatcattacctttttctcttacttccactcacaaccactttcaaaatatattaaaaaattataacgggtgaacagtgtccccccaaatatacagataaacagtaacattttctctctcctctactcacaactacattttataccctttataatataaaaacccctcctcacataatttgatggttaggatgtgaatgctctaatactGCTCCCCAATCCCAGGGTTGTATAAAATAATCTCTTACCAGTGCGATTCTCTGCGGTTCGCTGCGGACTATGATATCATATCGGCATTCGGCATAATCATCGTTATCAATCGACATGTTTTTTACATCGATTGAAAACCCATAAAAACGAATACTTGTACTGGTATCGGTGTTATTTGGTCGGTATCGGTCAGTTACGATACTGGTATCGTGTGCAGACACTTGAAATAGCTTACGATACCAAAAAAATACTTTATTGTGAATATTACTTTGTGTTCAATAAATTTTATACCGTCACATCGAGAATTCTATAAATTTTAGTCAGTATATATTTGGTTTgtgatgataaaaaaaattaaccatATATGAGTCGTTCGAATACCGATGTTTGTTGTATTTCATTGGTGTGCAACTTGGCTCCATCAGTGATGAACTTTGGTTACGGTTATAGATTCTACCAGCTTGGATGAAACTGGTAGGCTCAAAAGGGAAGAGAATTAATGGAGTGAGTGTATTGACTACTACCAGAATTCAAGGAAGCAACTGGGTCAACGAAGTCAATGTTGACCCAGGTCAAAAAGTCAACACTAAAATTTATGAGGTAGTCAACAATGGTCATAACAATGGTCATTTGAATTTTACAGAGATCAATCTGATGGGCTACTAGCCCTGGATTTTATGCAAAATTCTGGCCTAAAGATCATAAATCTCAGATGTCTCGTATGTTTTGTTGCCCAAAatgatctttgatctctagatCGCAAATGATAATCGTAACTTTATTGAATACCGAAATTTGAATACAATAGAATTTACATGAACATGAATTGTGTTCTACAAATGAAAATCTAAGgcctatttatactaatctaaTGGGTACGAGTGTAGAGACATATCCCTTCGTGAATAGTCGCGTTTCTTCATGAACGGGTGTGTCTCTAGGAACTTGTGGATGAGATTTGACATGAAAAGGTGCGTCTCTAAACGAATGTTTGCGTCCCTTCCTTCTTCTCCTTGTGGCCGAGATCAAAAGGGTGCCTCCCAAGGGGTTTCGCAACCCTTGGGGTGATGGTTGTGAAGTTCTGGTTTGTCATAACTGCCCCCTGAACTTTGTAACCGCCATGTAACCGCCATACTTTACACTAATTACTAATAAACCCTTGTACTAGGATGTATAAAGATTAGTGATTTCATTCACCCCCCTAATCTTGAACATCCTTAGGTTGTTGCAGACTTTGAACTCCGAGCAGTTCTCGcattgtagcaaacttgaccCTTGCTAGTGCCTTTGTTAGTATGTCTGCCTGTTGTAGTTCTCCACTTACGTGTTCCACAGTGATATCTTCGTTCTCCACGCATTCTCTTATGAAATGGTAGCGTGTATCAATGTGCTTGCTTCTTCCATGAAAGACTGGATTCCTCATGAGTGCTATTGTAGAAACATTATCCACTCTAAGTGTTATCTTCTCTTCCTTCCAGCTTGTAATTTCACTTAACAATCTTTTAAGCCATAGTGCTTGGCATGCTGCTGCAGTGGCTGCCATGAattctgattcacatgatgataATGCCACTGTCTGTTGCTTCTGTGTACACCAGGTTATAGGTGATTCTCCAAAGTAGAATACCAGACCAgttgttccttttcctttgtctgtatTAACTCCAAAACTGCTATCACTATAACCTGTGATCTTACATCCTCCTTGCTTCTTGTAGATGATTCCATgctctttagttcctttgatATAACGTAGTATTTGCTTCACAGCTTTCAAGTGTTGCTCCTTTGGTTCTTGCATGAATCTACTAAGCAGACTGACTGGGTAACATAGATCTGGCCTTGTATGCAATAAGTACCTGAGAGAACCTATCAGGCTTCTGTAATGTGTTGCATCTACTAGATCTCTTTCTTCAGTCTTTGTTAATTGTGTTCCTGGATTCATGGGAATCTTTGTGTCATTGCAGGTTAACATATCAGCGTCTTTGAGTATCTTGTTGATATAGCCTGTCGGCTTGATGGCTATCTCACCCCCTGCTTGAATAACTTCTATTCCCAGATAATATGCTAGCAATCCTAGATCGCTCATTTCAAATTTATTCTTCATCTGAGATTTGAAAACATCTATCTCCTTCTTTGATGTTCCAGTGACTATCAAATCATCAACATAGACTCCGACTATCAGCGTATAAGTCTCACTTGTCCTTGTATAGATTGCATTCTCTAAAGTGCACTTCTTGAAGTTAAGTGACTTTAGGGTTTGATCTAACTTcgtattccaagctcttggtgcttATCTCAATCCATACAGTGCTTTTGATAGTCTATAAACCTTTCCTTGATCTCCTGGCTTTACAAATCCTTCTGGTTGTGATACGTAGACCTCCTCCTTGAGATCTCCGTGTAAGAATGCAGACTTCACGTCTAAATGATGTACTTCCCAACCTTGATATGCTGCTAAAGCCAACATTAGTCGAACTGTCTCTATGCGAGCTACTGGTGCAAAGACTTCGTCAAAGTCTATTCCGTGTTGCTGAACATATCCTTTTGCAACCAGCCTTGCTTTGTGTCTGACCACATTTCCGTTTGCATCTTTCTTAGTCTTGAATACCCACTTTAAACCTATTGCCTTGTGATCTCTT
The Helianthus annuus cultivar XRQ/B chromosome 6, HanXRQr2.0-SUNRISE, whole genome shotgun sequence genome window above contains:
- the LOC110865998 gene encoding putative F-box protein At3g10430, with protein sequence MVIIKRAMMVPSLEQAELFLWNPCIRKAVAVDVPNVADRRIYETGLGFGVCRETNDPKIVKITHINMWGHRESVTCIPWQVEVFTLSTGAWRSPYTSNLPRNSIEFDYDNTVVIDGMLYWLATNRITADGGFQSYNLLISFDMTSEEFREVNLPDSLAHQSISGLTIYKLRESLVVLERDVEANDLVFPVWTMEDDLKSFTKLFTINIPDNVSEVCVMGFRKTGEPIIDSLPRYPEWTGSLAVSEPCSKSISSLGINGRDFSHYVYSYIKSLLLL